Below is a genomic region from Amyelois transitella isolate CPQ chromosome 4, ilAmyTran1.1, whole genome shotgun sequence.
TAGGTAGGACGAGGTAGGCCTCATGTTGAGAAATATGCGGCTAAGTGGGCTGCTCAGCCAATGttccttaaaaaattaaagttttgttacTACAAAGTATAGAATAATGATGCAGATTTCACTGTGCACGCATATGACCGTCCGCGCGGGGGATAGGATAGTAAACCAGATTTCAGGGAGCTTcgcatacctacatatctacatacattaaatcacgcctctttcccggaggggtaggcagagactacctctttccacttgccacgatccctgcatacttcctttgcttcatccacattcataactctcttcatgcaagctcggcggtttcgggtacttttgacctgaccctttaccaggacgtccttaatttgatcaagatatgttcgtctacgtcttcccaccccgacctttccctccacactctccatgtatatctgcttagtcaacctgttttcattcatcctctccacatgaccgaaccatctcaacatacccttttctattcctgtaactacatcttctttctattcctgtaactacatcttctttcacatcacaacattcccttatcacgctgttccttatccggtcactcaatttcacacccaacatactccttaacgctctcatttccactgcatttattctgctttcgtgcttcttttgccatacccaacttaaCGCACTCTCGCACCagcattaaattatttcattccGATGCATATGTCATATTGAgtgtatgaaaaattaaccATCATTACATTACGTTCGTACTAATGAAATAATGagattaattatgtttttcaataattttcagACTGTCACTGGAGTTTTTGCTGAAACTGATAAacgttcaataaaaaaaatagataccAAACACACAAAGGTACATGCTtaactatgtatttattccTTATTATAGTTTCCTACACACAATGTATCTACGTTTGTTTCGTATAGGTTTTACTcgaataaagttttaaaatacaaaaatttcagGACCGGATTACTCGAAGTGCGGATCAAATGGTGAAAGATTTATCTGATAGTCTCGAGGCCACATCATTTTTTACTGCAAGTCATGACACGCATGAACAAATGACATCCTTTTATCCAGCTAAACCTGTATATAACATTGGTATGGAAGAAACAGTAGACTTTTTGATAttgatgaaaattatttaattacataaatgcattaagaaaagtaaaaatggATATTTAGCTACATAGCTTCAGCATCGTAACTATCATCTGAGAATACTTCCGTTTTTACGTGTTTTATAATTGGAGTATTACTTTGTTCCTTAAAACTTTGAGTGCTGTTATCAATGCTGTGATTTTGTGATGAGAGGAATTCTTCCTCCTCAATGATTAcagcaaatattttctttttgactCGCGTCTGCATCCACGACGGCATGTCCCGCGTGCTTCTCAGAATAGAGTTGAAGAAAGCTTCTAATGCATCGTCAGCCTTTGGTTTTGGACTCGGAGACCTCTTAGCGTAATCACAATCCACGCATCGGCGTTTACGATTTTCCCTGTGTGCTATTTCCGAAGTTGATACATCCTCAGTCTTCGCCGTGCTGTCTTGCGTCTGAGGAGGCTCCATATCTATGTTCTCGGTGATTCGATACTTCATGTGCGGCTCCAGAAACTGCATGACCTTGGCATATTTCCACGTAGTTATTTGCGCAGgcaataatttgttttgacCTAACTTTGCCCTTTTTAAAGCTTCTCTGTGGTTATCTCGCAATTTTTTCCATTCTGTCTTTGCAGTCCTTACTGaaaggaaaacaaataaaaagtaagataCATAATGGTTACATAATGAAATGGTTCTAGTAGTTTAGGGTGTAGTCAATTTGAAAtaacttttcatttatttacattattttactcATGCTCGTCTTTGACCACGATGTTGGTGTGGGCAAGTCAGGTGACGAACGATTACCATCTGCATGGAACTGTTACGATAGCATTTACCcctaaatgttataaaataatatcgctGACGCATATTCACTGCATCAGCGACCTAGTTATTACTACACATTTCTTTTAGCATGATTTGATTGAGTCAGTCCGTTCTCGACATTCTTTCCATatacaatttcataatttaatttctattctttgtattttgttctcaaaataaacagtttaattataaatttctttttttaaaaagagacaTTTTTCGGACCCCGTAACAGTGGTGTCAGAAGTGGGATTGCTAGCGTGGAGCTCCCGGGAAATCCTGTTCAAAGGTTATAATCTTGTCTCTATCGACTCTTTCGGCTCTATCGATATATGCTCCGCTAGCAATCCATCGCGGGTGTTCCAAAATATTTGCTACGCATCTTTCGGACTCCGTGGCATAATTGGCGTGGCgtaattaaaatactgaaGAACGAAGACTACACGGTCTTATCGTCTCCAGTTTGGACAGTCCTGTATCCTGTTGCGACAGTAAGCCTTACTTAACTAAGTGAGCCTGCCAATAGACACACTATTCGTCAAGCGAGCTACCTTCAGCGCGTTCCCGAAGAGTGGTGATACGTGATCCTCATCGTCGTGACCTCAACAAGTTCCTGATGAAATCGTGTGTCCTGATAGCGGCATTGTGagtaaaatcattttttttttgttattgccaataatatttttttttttctttttttttcctgtgtttttgttttcctttttatttaacaatgtcTACTAAGTCTGAAGGAAACTCTGGCTGCATTTCCGAATTCCCAATCCAAGTATTatgtaactttattaattcttataaaGGCGAACGTGAAACACTCACTGCCTTTCTGACTAACTGTCAAAATGCGTTACAGTTAGCCAGTAACCCTCAGAAGgatttgcttttaaaatatataatttctaaGTTAGAAGGCAAAGCTCAGATCGCTTGctctaacaaaatatttgaaaattttgatgaattaaAAGGCTTTCTAAGACAAAATTTTGGCGAACGTAAACATTACAATCATTTACTCTTAGagctacagtcttgtaaacaACAACCTAATGAGACTGTTGCCCAATATGCGTTGCGTATCGAAAGTTGCCTCACGAGCTTGCAGTCAGAGATACACAACTCTGAAAGTTTGAAAAAAGAGATAGCTGGTCGCATTGCTATGACCGAAGACCTTGCTATGTACACTTTCACTTTAGGGCTTCAACCTGCCCTTAGTAACATTGTCAGGTGTCGTAATcctaaaaatctaaatttagcAATTAACCTAGCTATTGAAGAGgaaaaaattttgaacttaaataaatcattttccaGTCATAGTAATATCCGTAATAAAACATGTAGATATTGCAACAAATCAGGTCACTCGGAATCGGAATGTTATACCAAAGCGAAACGTGATGCGCCTCGCGCTCAAGTTTCTCAAATTCCGGCACACGCTACAAATAATAACTTTCCGTCTACATCGAAATTTAATTCCACACCTATTGTGTGTAGATATTGTAAACACTTTGGCCACGATATTTctcaatgtcgtaaaagacagtATAATAACTctagacaaaataattttcgtcCAAATACTACATATCAGCAAAATTTCATTGATAACCGAGTAGAAATATCGGAGCCACAGTGCCATGAAGAAGTTGAAAATAAcgataatttaaactaaatccTCGGTTTGCGTATTCATGCCGGCGTAAATCGGAAAAAGTAGGCATGtatcatacaaaattaaatactactTCAAACTCAAAATCCGCTGTATCTAATCTATCGTTATCTTCTACTTCGGCAATTAAGCCCATTGGTAACGATCATCATAAAAGGTCGTCGCTGTTTTCTATTTCACACAGATGTGCCATTGGCAGTGACAATAACTCTTCGAAATCCTCTGAATCTAATACTAATTCCATCTCTAAGCCCACTGTATCTAATTCTATGTCCAAATCCTCTGTATCCACTGAATCTAACATTAATTATATGTCTAAGTCCCCTGTATCTACTAaatctaatataaattatatttctaaacCTATTACAAGCTTTCCTATTTCCAAACAAAATGATCTTAATACTAACCCTCTCTCTACGACCcctgaaaatttatttgacgaatttttaaatatcccaGAAGACTGTCCAATGGTCTACGATATATCCCAGATCAACAAAACATTTCTCCCTTATATAGAAGTCTATACGTCTCATTCCGATAAACCTCTTAATCTTCTCGTAGACTCAGGTAGTTCAATATGCATGGTTAAAGAAACTAGTTTATCCAACCTTTCTAACATCGAACCTAGTGTAGTTAAGTTTAAAGGCATCAATGATATAAGTTCTCATTCCGAGACGAAaggaaaaattatgttatctctgaaattaaattctaatGTATCTTTCCCATTTTATTTCCATGTAGTTAACAATGTAAATCTTACTTATGATGGCATAATCGGCTCAAACTTCTTGTCATCTAACGGAGCAACCATATCATATAAGgaatctaaattatatttctcctCCGAACCcgaattgtattttaaactcAAGACCACTGAACCTATTTACGTTATTCCTCCACGAACCGAAATGCTGGTCGAATGTTTTGTCACTAACCCTGAGTTAGAACAAGGTTTAATCCTTACttcattaattaaagaatatcctaatttatatttctctaAATGTCTTACTAAGGTAAAACCAAATGGTAAAGTCACACTATCCGTTCTAAATACAtcagaaaataaagtaatacttaGACCCGTTAAATTTACCTTAGAACCCGTTTCTTATATATTAGAGTGTCCTAAACAAGGAGTtgcaaaagatatagagttCGTAAACCACACAACTGAAATTCTTTCTGGTTTAGAACGAGAAAAATTAGTTCAGTCCGCGCTTCGTTGCGAACACATGAACGAAGaggaagaaaaatctttacgtAATCTTTGTTCCGAATtccatgatattttttatctcgAAGGAGATCGTTTGTCTTTTGCAAAAACAATTCAACACGAAATCCGTACCACCACCGAAAGTCCCATCCATGTAAAAAGTTACCGTTTCCCTGAATGCCATAAAGAGGAAGTAAGCCGTCAGATTAAGAACATGTTAGATCAGGATATAATCTCACCCTCTGTTTCCCCGTGGTCTGCCCCTATTTGGGTAGTACCAAAAAAACAAGACGCCTCAGGAAAACCGAAGTGGCGCATTGTTATTGATTACCGTAAACTCAATGAAATTACTATAGGAGATGCTTACCCCATTCCAAATATAACCGACATCCTAGACCAGTTGGGTCATAGTAAATACTTCACAACCCTCGACTTAGCTTCTTCCTTTCATCAGGTCAGGATGCATAAATCTGATGCTGAGAAAACTGCTTTTAGTGTTCCGGGCGTTTCCGGTCAACCAGGACATTACCAATTTAACAGAATGCCCTTTGGGCTTCGTAACGCCCCTTCTACCTTTCAGAGGTTAATGAACGTCATACTTTCAGGATTACAAGGAATTCACTGTTTCACTTATATGGatgatattgtaatttttagcCATGACCTTGAATCTCACATCCAAAAATTAAAGCTCGTTTTCTCTAAATTACGAGAACACAACTTAAAACTTCAACCCGATAAGAGTGAATTTCTCAGAAAAGAAGTTCAATACCTAGGCCATATCATTTCTGATAAAGGAGTGAAACCCGATCCCAAGAAAGTTGAATGCGTTCAAAAATTTCCAATTCCCAAAAGTCCCCGTGATATTAAGTCTTTCCTAGGCCTAGTCGGTTATTATCGTAGATTCATCGAAAATTTCTCACATATCACTAAGCCCTTAACAAACCTTCTAAAAAAGGATGTTAAGTTCATCTGGCTATCCAAACAACAAAATGCATTCgatattcttaaaaacaaaataactactGCACCGATTCTTCAATATCCAGACTTTACTAAGCCCTTCATACTTACCACTGATGCCTCTAATTACGCTGTTTCAGCCATCTTATCGCAAggagaaattaataaagatcTCCCTATCGCTTTTGCTTCCCGAACTcttaataaagctgaaggaAATTATTCGACAACTGAAAAAGAATGCCTTGCCATATTGTTTGGTACTAAAGTCTTCCGCCCATACCTCTACGGTCACAAATTCCAAATAGTAACAGACCACAGACCCTTGCAGTGGCTGTTTAATTGCAAAGATCCAAGTTCTAAGCTTGTCCGTTGGCGCCTTAAACTAGA
It encodes:
- the LOC106136917 gene encoding uncharacterized protein LOC106136917 codes for the protein MIVREGVGAERGAARHIAGSSRCRGQYTARVQVASSPANSVKRLVMEDFIDEVRAHACLWNPMNQDYRDMHVREAAWQLIVERCNNPHIPDVRTAKTEWKKLRDNHREALKRAKLGQNKLLPAQITTWKYAKVMQFLEPHMKYRITENIDMEPPQTQDSTAKTEDVSTSEIAHRENRKRRCVDCDYAKRSPSPKPKADDALEAFFNSILRSTRDMPSWMQTRVKKKIFAVIIEEEEFLSSQNHSIDNSTQSFKEQSNTPIIKHVKTEVFSDDSYDAEAM